Proteins found in one Paenibacillus dendritiformis genomic segment:
- a CDS encoding Ger(x)C family spore germination protein, which produces MITLLLLAAGCWSAREIEELGIAVGTAVDIGEKTELQRSLEEEGGNYSKKNVLTMTYQVVEPGGTAGAGKGQQGSQKKYRNISVTGDSLYELTREISLSRARPIFGQHHKVIVISDKLARTHSLRQLLDFFMREQEFRPSCRLFISKGEARKTLELKDTTEFPAMRLTGISDNQYRNSRLLLPMPLTKALHEINASSSFLLQNLITAEGEVKLAGAAVIYGKTGKLIGFLDEEELEAANWVTGDIRGGVVKSRHERTGDVNLYEITSVKSDIRSRIENGRIAFDIRIESEGRLGEQWSSENDNFDSRNLQQVEADAAKQVEARIAKMLHKVQKEYRADVLRLGDHVRIHYPRLWTKWKKDWDEIFADAEIRYNLRLKVKEFGTTSIKTR; this is translated from the coding sequence ATGATTACGCTGCTCCTTCTGGCCGCAGGCTGCTGGAGCGCCAGGGAGATTGAGGAACTGGGAATCGCGGTCGGCACCGCGGTCGATATCGGCGAGAAGACGGAACTGCAGCGGAGTCTGGAAGAAGAAGGCGGCAATTATTCGAAAAAAAACGTGCTGACGATGACTTATCAAGTCGTCGAGCCGGGGGGCACCGCAGGGGCGGGGAAAGGGCAGCAGGGCAGTCAGAAAAAATATCGCAATATTTCGGTCACGGGCGATTCATTATATGAACTGACGCGGGAAATATCCTTGAGCCGCGCCCGTCCTATTTTCGGCCAGCATCATAAGGTCATCGTCATCAGCGACAAGCTGGCGCGGACGCACAGTTTGCGCCAACTGCTTGATTTCTTCATGCGGGAGCAGGAATTTCGCCCGAGCTGCCGCCTGTTCATCAGCAAAGGAGAGGCACGCAAGACACTGGAGCTCAAGGACACTACCGAGTTCCCCGCCATGCGGCTGACCGGCATCAGCGACAATCAGTACCGGAACAGCCGGCTGCTGCTTCCGATGCCGTTAACGAAGGCGCTCCACGAGATCAATGCATCGTCCAGCTTCCTGCTGCAGAACCTCATTACGGCGGAGGGGGAAGTGAAGCTGGCCGGGGCTGCGGTCATCTATGGCAAGACGGGGAAACTGATCGGATTTCTCGACGAGGAGGAGCTGGAGGCCGCCAACTGGGTCACTGGGGACATCAGAGGCGGTGTCGTCAAGTCTCGTCACGAGCGGACCGGGGATGTCAACCTCTATGAGATTACCTCGGTCAAGAGCGATATCCGTTCGCGCATCGAGAACGGCAGGATTGCGTTCGATATCCGGATCGAATCGGAGGGTCGGCTTGGCGAGCAGTGGTCGAGCGAGAACGATAATTTCGATTCCCGGAATCTCCAGCAGGTCGAGGCGGACGCGGCCAAGCAGGTGGAAGCCCGCATCGCCAAGATGCTTCATAAAGTGCAGAAGGAGTACCGGGCCGATGTCCTTCGCCTGGGCGATCATGTCCGCATTCATTATCCCCGCTTGTGGACGAAGTGGAAGAAGGATTGGGATGAAATCTTCGCGGATGCCGAGATCCGGTACAATCTGAGGTTGAAGGTTAAGGAGTTCGGCACCACGAGCATCAAGACCAGATAA